One window of the Gimesia chilikensis genome contains the following:
- a CDS encoding SUMF1/EgtB/PvdO family nonheme iron enzyme, whose product MAFPAGYRLCFNVPRYGFGLLVTLILFAGSAGCSDPQPPSSPVAETSTEASETTQAQTDPLIPQTEQSTPVAPAEPTTSRPPENMPVKRLEPEKMEPPSPAPASTAAASTERRQATPLNAPFNESTAKQGQSDWAASLNREPQIINSIGMQLTLIPPGEFTMGSPTTEAERQEFETPHRVTLTRPFYLGTYEVTQAEYQTIMGENPSGFSASGKGKDKVVGKKTDRFPVEFTNWEDAQRFCRKLSDREGKTYRLPTEAEWEYACRAGTTSAFHYGIFDNGQSANTHGGVPYGTNTKGPALGRTTEVGSYPPNAFGLHDMHGNVFEWCADWFVPQLYQQRAGKVTVDPLVSTRTPAAKTRVLRGGSWTKGKGIHARAALRRGNLPDWKGQNIGFRVVQEISGEPRPAPVVQAEPMPADQKPSDNTKEKPAAATIRDPRAGDLVYIQPGKFLMGSLESEPGSWPMERPQHEVEIKQGFYIGKYEVTHQQFSYFVAKTKYKTDAEKSEKGGGGYVKEQKAIVNWNPRFFWKDPGFPQKSNSPAVNISWNDAVAFCDWLTEQDGQYRFRLPTEAEWEYCGRAGTKAAFAWGDQQESMVGNENASDQSLARLLSDKSFHKSRCGKWDDGIPFTTPVGSFKANPFGLYDMQGNVSEWCSDVYLDNSYQLPPDQIPATGKKRVLRGGAFDYLPMDCRVARRLGDWANETRCDRGFRVVRELTPQPGKTELAEAPQNPAPVEPQPATQNFDRPVIRFGRLATPEPVTSFTVSEDNKFLICSHQGANQVSIWDAQTLLPIKILSTPSPRSVLSRGPLLMVANDGKGTVSVFSSKDQWAKTNQLDVEKPHIVYLSAPQGRHFQNEILVTCHGEGPKASYSDCHVYHLDLKTDKDRHLMKAALATCSFDGKYVITQGSFNLSPSGGISAFAWEDFVSDRPAQPIYKGGAKSQTPYVYQVYPGSFWIGNNVIFGGVPLVSVRSKLDNLVIADRNRKLLYALTPHEVKVYALSAVIEEVEDRKAEFPLQEFSHVYHRHNRISGYLLDHPIAFTENELTHLFALDMGKNQLLVATTPAFDIPDDALAPRLVTEAPSAGNPGSGKSDTPTKQSVPNPLKFPAFLAEGESFTHTLPEQPETKYELLNAPTGVKLNPENEVTWKPGSRQVGKHELKFKVTQGDKVTFARVEVEVVSRDLIEMLGGLDKLKDFPRFDLDPEPARLIPAPDYQSFLVPQGKKVHRMTGDGVKDVKTFDLPERYEFIAERDDTFLALDQGRFQLDVIDQRGGRIKKSIPLDRAGVRVLEITDLAVHPKYNISYIAIKTGIEVPRYRVLVVNESTSRVVAPDELLGTWVCVDASGKMLYTGYRDIYRNGTKFHINPGWRLLEVPQYGNLDFLISFKLRRGVPSIYQYIDNAGGNGNGIRLSADGKRITYLSNGGFPSLSRNLAGWNAKQLKQNPVAYETKERAVCTQLAFHPTLDLVAVPGGNSAVFYNRETGEVIEDKLLLLNQGLGDVKVADLTFSPDGKSLIFLCHNPLQGNYLRPVPLKLTPAEQKQVGRKINLAQEKPRPVPTVKQSELQALKLDPKPNKQTPRQIAERFNPTVVLIKSETGSGTGFVVGSEGYILTCAHAAPEDEKLIVEYQAGKGPVKSVEATILLWDEDQDLALLKLKEKVDLPTVILSSRTSYDSGEQLTVIGNPGLGETILSQTLTTGVISNPKRMLRDQPLIQISAAVNPGNSGGPVFDDRGQVIGLVILKGDIEAAGFAVPSTELRKFLLSVTKGKPQAGDR is encoded by the coding sequence ATGGCGTTCCCTGCAGGCTATCGTCTTTGCTTCAACGTACCCCGATATGGATTCGGGCTTCTCGTCACACTGATTCTTTTCGCGGGCAGTGCTGGCTGTTCCGATCCTCAGCCTCCCAGTTCGCCAGTTGCAGAGACTTCCACGGAAGCGTCCGAGACGACTCAGGCGCAAACAGATCCCCTGATACCGCAAACAGAACAGTCGACTCCTGTTGCCCCAGCAGAGCCAACAACATCCAGGCCCCCTGAAAACATGCCAGTCAAACGACTGGAGCCTGAAAAAATGGAGCCACCGTCGCCCGCTCCTGCGTCGACCGCTGCTGCCAGCACTGAACGTCGTCAGGCTACGCCACTCAATGCCCCCTTCAATGAATCGACGGCAAAACAGGGACAATCCGACTGGGCAGCCTCGCTGAATCGAGAGCCACAGATCATCAACAGTATTGGCATGCAGCTGACATTGATTCCCCCGGGCGAATTCACGATGGGCTCCCCCACCACGGAAGCAGAGCGTCAGGAATTTGAAACGCCGCATCGAGTCACATTAACCAGACCGTTTTACCTGGGTACTTATGAAGTCACTCAGGCCGAGTACCAGACCATCATGGGTGAGAACCCGAGCGGGTTCAGTGCCAGCGGGAAAGGGAAAGACAAAGTCGTCGGAAAAAAGACAGATCGTTTCCCGGTCGAATTCACGAACTGGGAAGATGCACAGAGATTCTGCCGAAAGCTGTCTGACCGCGAAGGCAAGACCTATCGCCTGCCGACGGAAGCAGAGTGGGAATACGCCTGTCGGGCCGGTACGACCAGTGCGTTTCATTATGGCATTTTCGATAACGGTCAGTCCGCTAACACGCATGGAGGAGTTCCTTACGGAACCAATACGAAGGGACCGGCGTTGGGGCGTACGACAGAAGTTGGATCCTATCCCCCCAATGCCTTCGGTCTGCATGACATGCACGGAAATGTCTTTGAATGGTGCGCAGACTGGTTTGTGCCCCAGCTTTACCAACAACGGGCGGGAAAGGTAACCGTCGATCCCCTGGTCTCAACACGGACTCCTGCCGCGAAAACCCGTGTCTTAAGAGGTGGTTCGTGGACCAAAGGCAAAGGGATCCACGCCCGGGCGGCACTCCGGCGCGGGAATCTGCCTGACTGGAAAGGACAGAACATCGGCTTCCGGGTCGTGCAGGAGATCTCAGGCGAACCCAGGCCTGCTCCCGTTGTGCAGGCTGAACCGATGCCTGCAGATCAAAAGCCGTCAGACAACACAAAAGAGAAACCGGCCGCCGCGACGATCCGCGATCCCCGGGCAGGCGATCTGGTTTATATTCAGCCGGGCAAGTTTCTGATGGGGAGCCTGGAATCAGAGCCGGGTTCCTGGCCCATGGAACGTCCACAACATGAAGTCGAAATCAAACAGGGTTTTTACATCGGTAAGTACGAAGTGACCCACCAGCAGTTCTCCTACTTTGTAGCGAAAACGAAATACAAGACCGACGCCGAAAAGAGCGAAAAGGGAGGCGGAGGCTATGTCAAAGAGCAGAAAGCAATTGTGAACTGGAATCCGCGCTTCTTCTGGAAAGATCCCGGTTTTCCACAGAAGAGTAATTCCCCTGCGGTCAATATTTCCTGGAACGATGCCGTCGCGTTTTGCGACTGGCTGACCGAACAGGATGGACAATACCGCTTCCGCCTGCCAACCGAAGCGGAATGGGAATATTGTGGCCGGGCCGGTACGAAAGCCGCTTTTGCCTGGGGCGACCAACAGGAGTCAATGGTGGGGAATGAAAACGCTTCCGACCAGTCCCTGGCCAGACTGTTGAGTGATAAGTCTTTTCATAAAAGCCGTTGCGGGAAATGGGATGACGGAATTCCGTTTACTACCCCCGTCGGTTCATTCAAAGCCAACCCGTTCGGTCTATATGACATGCAAGGCAATGTGAGCGAATGGTGCAGCGACGTCTACCTGGATAACAGCTACCAGCTTCCCCCGGATCAGATTCCTGCCACAGGCAAAAAACGAGTGCTGCGGGGTGGTGCGTTTGATTACCTGCCCATGGACTGCCGCGTGGCCCGCCGCCTCGGCGACTGGGCCAATGAAACCCGCTGTGATCGTGGTTTTCGAGTGGTGCGGGAGTTGACGCCCCAGCCTGGTAAAACCGAACTCGCAGAAGCTCCACAGAACCCTGCCCCTGTTGAGCCACAACCTGCGACGCAGAACTTTGACAGGCCGGTGATCAGATTTGGACGCCTGGCGACACCGGAGCCGGTGACTTCGTTTACGGTCTCTGAGGATAACAAATTCCTGATCTGCTCTCACCAGGGAGCCAATCAGGTTTCAATCTGGGATGCGCAGACATTGCTCCCCATCAAGATCCTGAGTACGCCTTCACCGCGTTCGGTCCTCAGTCGGGGTCCGTTACTGATGGTGGCTAATGACGGAAAGGGAACGGTCAGCGTCTTCTCCAGCAAAGACCAATGGGCAAAGACGAACCAACTGGATGTCGAAAAGCCACACATCGTTTACCTGAGTGCGCCCCAGGGTCGACACTTCCAGAATGAAATCCTGGTTACCTGTCATGGAGAAGGTCCCAAGGCTTCTTACAGCGACTGTCATGTTTATCATCTCGATCTCAAAACCGACAAAGACCGCCACCTGATGAAGGCGGCGCTGGCAACCTGCAGCTTCGATGGCAAGTATGTCATTACGCAGGGTTCGTTTAATCTCAGCCCGTCCGGAGGGATCTCTGCCTTTGCCTGGGAGGATTTTGTTTCCGACCGTCCTGCTCAGCCGATTTATAAGGGAGGAGCGAAATCTCAAACTCCCTACGTCTACCAGGTCTATCCTGGTTCATTCTGGATTGGAAATAATGTTATCTTCGGAGGCGTTCCTCTCGTCAGTGTCAGAAGCAAACTGGACAACCTGGTCATCGCAGACCGGAACCGTAAGTTACTGTATGCGTTGACTCCCCACGAGGTGAAGGTCTATGCGCTGTCTGCCGTCATTGAAGAGGTGGAAGATCGAAAAGCTGAATTTCCCCTGCAGGAGTTCAGCCACGTTTATCATCGCCACAACCGGATTAGCGGCTACCTGCTGGATCATCCGATTGCTTTTACCGAAAATGAACTGACACACCTCTTTGCCCTGGATATGGGTAAAAATCAACTGCTGGTGGCCACAACTCCGGCCTTTGACATTCCCGATGATGCTCTCGCACCACGACTGGTTACCGAAGCTCCGAGTGCCGGCAATCCGGGTTCCGGTAAATCTGATACTCCCACAAAGCAGTCAGTCCCGAATCCACTGAAGTTCCCGGCGTTTCTCGCTGAGGGCGAGTCTTTCACTCACACGCTTCCGGAACAACCCGAGACCAAATATGAACTGTTGAACGCACCAACCGGCGTGAAGCTGAATCCCGAGAACGAGGTTACCTGGAAACCCGGTTCCAGACAGGTGGGCAAGCACGAACTCAAATTCAAGGTTACTCAGGGAGATAAGGTCACCTTTGCGCGGGTGGAAGTCGAAGTTGTCTCTCGTGATCTGATCGAAATGCTGGGCGGGCTTGATAAACTGAAAGACTTCCCCCGGTTTGACCTCGATCCGGAACCGGCCAGGCTGATTCCGGCCCCGGACTATCAGTCGTTTCTCGTTCCGCAGGGAAAGAAAGTCCACAGAATGACCGGCGATGGTGTCAAAGATGTGAAAACCTTTGACCTGCCCGAACGCTATGAATTTATTGCCGAACGCGATGATACATTTCTGGCGTTGGACCAGGGCCGATTTCAGCTGGATGTGATCGATCAGCGGGGAGGCCGGATCAAAAAGAGTATCCCCCTGGATCGGGCGGGAGTACGTGTGCTCGAAATCACGGACCTGGCGGTGCATCCGAAATATAACATCAGTTATATCGCGATCAAAACAGGCATTGAGGTTCCCCGCTATCGGGTTCTGGTGGTTAACGAGAGCACTTCCCGAGTAGTCGCTCCTGATGAACTGCTGGGAACATGGGTCTGTGTCGACGCATCCGGCAAGATGCTCTATACCGGCTATCGCGACATTTACCGCAACGGGACCAAGTTTCACATCAACCCCGGCTGGCGACTGCTGGAAGTGCCCCAGTATGGCAATCTGGACTTTCTGATCAGCTTCAAGCTCCGCCGCGGGGTGCCGTCGATCTATCAGTACATCGACAATGCCGGCGGTAACGGGAACGGAATCCGTCTTTCCGCCGACGGGAAGCGAATTACGTATCTTTCGAACGGCGGTTTCCCCTCGTTATCGCGAAACCTGGCCGGCTGGAACGCGAAGCAGCTCAAACAGAATCCGGTGGCTTACGAAACCAAAGAGCGAGCCGTCTGTACGCAACTGGCCTTCCATCCGACCCTGGATCTGGTCGCGGTCCCCGGCGGGAATTCGGCTGTGTTTTATAACCGCGAAACCGGTGAGGTCATCGAGGACAAACTCTTGCTGCTGAATCAGGGATTAGGCGATGTGAAGGTCGCAGACCTGACTTTCTCTCCCGATGGGAAGTCGCTGATCTTCCTCTGTCACAACCCACTCCAGGGTAATTACCTGCGACCAGTGCCTCTCAAGCTGACACCTGCCGAACAGAAACAGGTCGGACGTAAGATCAATCTCGCGCAGGAAAAACCGCGGCCGGTCCCCACGGTCAAGCAGTCAGAACTGCAGGCACTGAAACTGGATCCTAAACCGAATAAACAGACGCCGCGGCAGATCGCTGAGCGATTTAATCCGACTGTGGTGCTGATCAAGTCTGAAACCGGTTCGGGCACCGGCTTTGTCGTGGGAAGTGAAGGCTATATCCTGACCTGTGCCCATGCCGCCCCCGAGGATGAGAAGCTGATAGTCGAGTATCAGGCTGGAAAAGGCCCCGTTAAATCAGTGGAAGCGACAATCCTTCTGTGGGATGAAGATCAGGACCTGGCGCTACTCAAGCTGAAGGAAAAAGTTGATCTGCCGACAGTCATTTTGAGCTCCCGTACGTCCTATGATTCGGGCGAACAGCTGACTGTGATTGGGAATCCGGGACTGGGAGAGACCATCCTCTCGCAGACACTGACCACGGGCGTCATCAGCAATCCGAAGCGGATGCTCCGCGATCAGCCGCTGATTCAGATTTCTGCCGCAGTGAATCCAGGCAACAGTGGTGGTCCGGTGTTTGATGACCGGGGTCAGGTAATCGGCCTGGTGATCTTGAAAGGAGATATCGAAGCAGCCGGGTTCGCGGTTCCGTCCACAGAACTTCGCAAATTCCTGCTGTCCGTCACGAAAGGGAAACCACAGGCAGGTGACAGGTAG
- a CDS encoding GNAT family N-acetyltransferase — protein MKPQLQPLLHPDQLDLLAEEARSQGYRMLDRLQQEWRTGTNRFDREGECVLIAVLEDRIVGVCGLNRDPYCVQKDVGRVRRLYVTSEVRRRGVGRLLVEAIQQRCPGVFQQLRLRTNSSAASAFYQALGFRPVEHEPDCTHVWTVST, from the coding sequence ATGAAACCCCAACTGCAACCACTGCTCCACCCCGATCAACTGGATCTGCTGGCAGAGGAAGCCCGCAGCCAGGGCTATCGCATGCTGGATCGACTGCAGCAGGAATGGCGGACAGGTACCAATCGTTTTGACCGGGAAGGTGAATGTGTGCTGATCGCGGTCTTGGAAGATCGCATCGTCGGTGTCTGCGGTCTGAATCGGGATCCTTACTGCGTCCAGAAAGATGTCGGACGCGTACGACGGTTGTATGTCACTTCCGAGGTACGACGTCGAGGTGTCGGTCGGCTGCTCGTGGAAGCGATTCAACAACGTTGTCCCGGTGTGTTTCAGCAATTGCGGTTACGCACAAATTCTTCTGCAGCGAGTGCCTTCTACCAGGCACTTGGCTTTCGACCGGTGGAACACGAGCCGGATTGCACTCATGTGTGGACTGTTTCCACCTGA